The Dethiosulfovibrio peptidovorans DSM 11002 genome has a window encoding:
- a CDS encoding TAXI family TRAP transporter solute-binding subunit, producing MKKGFIAALLAIFALSAAVAGTAQAVEFVTIVTGSTGGTYYPVGTIIANSMNKEMMSKGVKVSAQSSGGTIENLKMLKNDEAEMAIAMSNLTGFAYKGVGTYEGNQIPSLRYVMGLWPDVTQIVVRKEAGIETWGDLKGKRMAVGPPASGTEFTSKLVLRAVAGLTFEDIQPEYIGYSEAAQALQNGRLDAFNAETGYPVSAVSELYAGRVPVGMLEFSDDELDELQLEAPYYARVVIPADVYPKQTKPLNLVGVKSALIVSDKVSDEIVYETLKVIYNDREAMKQAHAAFTKVDYDHPMAGLYGAPLHPGAVKFFKEQGFEIPGSLLPPEAK from the coding sequence ATGAAAAAGGGGTTTATTGCAGCTTTGCTGGCGATATTTGCACTGTCCGCTGCCGTAGCGGGAACGGCTCAGGCCGTCGAGTTCGTAACGATCGTCACCGGTTCCACAGGCGGTACCTACTATCCGGTAGGGACCATAATAGCCAACAGCATGAACAAGGAGATGATGTCCAAGGGAGTCAAGGTCTCGGCTCAGAGTTCCGGCGGTACAATCGAGAACCTCAAGATGCTCAAGAACGACGAAGCGGAGATGGCAATAGCCATGTCCAACCTCACCGGCTTCGCCTACAAGGGCGTCGGCACCTACGAGGGTAATCAGATTCCGTCCCTTCGCTACGTTATGGGTCTCTGGCCCGACGTCACCCAGATCGTTGTCCGCAAAGAGGCGGGAATCGAGACCTGGGGAGACCTCAAGGGGAAGAGAATGGCGGTAGGACCTCCCGCCTCCGGGACCGAGTTCACCAGTAAACTGGTGTTGAGAGCCGTGGCGGGATTGACCTTCGAGGACATCCAGCCCGAGTACATCGGCTACAGCGAGGCCGCTCAGGCTCTTCAGAACGGCAGACTCGATGCCTTCAACGCCGAGACGGGGTACCCCGTTTCCGCCGTGTCCGAGCTCTACGCCGGACGGGTTCCAGTGGGGATGCTGGAGTTCTCCGACGACGAGCTTGACGAGCTTCAGCTGGAGGCCCCCTATTACGCCAGGGTGGTCATCCCCGCCGACGTATATCCCAAGCAGACCAAGCCTCTGAATCTGGTCGGAGTCAAGTCCGCCCTTATCGTCAGCGATAAGGTCAGCGACGAGATAGTCTACGAGACCCTCAAGGTCATCTACAACGACCGCGAGGCTATGAAGCAGGCTCACGCCGCCTTCACCAAGGTCGACTACGACCATCCCATGGCCGGACTCTACGGTGCTCCTCTCCACCCCGGTGCCGTTAAGTTCTTCAAGGAACAGGGCTTCGAGATTCCCGGATCCCTTCTTCCGCCCGAGGCGAAATAG